One segment of Halococcus salsus DNA contains the following:
- a CDS encoding long-chain-fatty-acid--CoA ligase, with protein sequence MNVEMRTTDFLDRAVDCYSDVVGVVAHDGTEYTYAEFAERVNRVSNALSGMGVGQGDRVALLAPNTHYFLETMYGVNQLGAVFVPMNYLLTPSDFEYILGDCEANVVIADYDYAEKVEAVRESVPAEGFVGYRAAEIDGDWQDYEDWLADASADAPDRPEIAEDDDASINYTSGTTGDPKGVVRTHRTEHWHALVLNQHMEVADDDTYLWTLPMFHCNGWGHTYAITGMGGTHVCQRTFDPEGTLRRVREHDVSYLSGAPTVLNRLIAYYDDHPDAVTTGAREVRISTAGSAPATATLSTVEEEIGWRVIHLYGLTETAPMITTSHSPRRLAQRGRDLKVNQGSEMIATDVRVVDDDGADVPRDGATIGEIVVRGNQVMDRYLNKPDATHEAFNAKLPGYFHTGDLATIDDDGMVAIQDRSKDIIISGGENVSSIGVEDVLYDHPEVAKAAVIPTPSDEWGEAVTALVVAKSGASPTAEAIREFAGEHLARYQVPKRVEFVDDLPETATGKVQKYQLRQEYWEGEERLVGQG encoded by the coding sequence ATGAACGTCGAGATGCGCACCACGGACTTCCTCGATCGGGCGGTCGATTGCTACAGCGACGTCGTCGGCGTCGTCGCCCACGACGGCACCGAGTACACCTACGCCGAGTTCGCCGAACGGGTGAACCGGGTCTCGAACGCGCTCTCGGGGATGGGTGTCGGCCAGGGCGACCGGGTGGCGCTGCTCGCGCCGAACACCCACTACTTCCTCGAGACCATGTACGGGGTGAACCAGCTGGGGGCGGTCTTCGTCCCGATGAACTACCTGCTCACGCCCTCGGACTTCGAGTATATCCTCGGCGACTGCGAGGCGAACGTCGTGATCGCCGACTACGACTACGCCGAGAAGGTCGAGGCGGTCCGCGAGTCGGTGCCCGCCGAGGGGTTCGTGGGCTACCGTGCCGCCGAGATCGACGGCGACTGGCAGGACTACGAGGACTGGCTGGCGGACGCGTCGGCGGACGCGCCCGACCGGCCGGAGATCGCGGAGGACGACGACGCGAGCATCAACTACACCTCGGGAACCACCGGGGACCCGAAAGGCGTGGTCAGAACCCACCGGACCGAACACTGGCACGCGCTCGTGTTGAACCAGCACATGGAGGTCGCGGACGACGACACCTACCTCTGGACGCTGCCGATGTTCCACTGTAACGGGTGGGGCCACACCTACGCCATCACCGGGATGGGCGGCACGCACGTCTGCCAGCGCACCTTCGACCCCGAGGGGACGCTTCGCCGGGTCAGGGAACACGACGTCTCCTACCTCTCGGGCGCGCCCACGGTCCTGAACCGGCTCATCGCCTACTACGACGACCACCCGGACGCCGTGACGACCGGCGCGCGCGAGGTCCGGATCTCGACCGCCGGGAGCGCGCCCGCCACCGCGACGCTCTCTACCGTCGAAGAGGAGATCGGCTGGCGCGTGATCCACCTCTACGGCCTCACCGAGACCGCACCGATGATCACGACCTCGCACTCCCCGCGCCGGCTCGCCCAGCGCGGCCGCGACCTGAAGGTGAATCAGGGGTCCGAGATGATCGCCACCGACGTCCGGGTCGTCGACGACGACGGAGCCGACGTCCCACGGGACGGCGCGACCATCGGCGAGATCGTCGTACGCGGGAACCAGGTGATGGACCGCTACCTCAACAAACCCGACGCCACCCACGAGGCGTTCAACGCGAAACTGCCGGGCTACTTTCATACAGGGGATCTCGCGACCATCGACGACGACGGCATGGTCGCGATCCAGGACCGGAGCAAGGACATCATCATCTCGGGCGGCGAGAACGTCTCCTCGATCGGCGTCGAGGACGTGCTCTACGACCACCCCGAAGTGGCGAAGGCCGCCGTGATCCCGACCCCGAGCGACGAGTGGGGCGAGGCAGTGACGGCGCTCGTGGTAGCGAAGTCGGGTGCGTCGCCGACCGCCGAGGCCATCAGGGAGTTCGCCGGCGAGCACCTCGCGCGGTACCAGGTCCCGAAACGCGTCGAGTTCGTCGACGACCTCCCCGAGACCGCGACCGGGAAGGTCCAAAAGTACCAGCTCCGCCAGGAGTACTGGGAGGGCGAGGAACGCCTCGTGGGGCAGGGCTGA
- a CDS encoding PUA domain-containing protein — MNEDETARLRTIADYQFGAGAGAALFPDADLAVRRSVSGRPQQVFDGERRLVSYNTDGRFTLGIAGGRRLLGLAAPTARVVVGEESDPFVRDGKNAFAKFVQDVDPAVRPGDEVCIVDPDDDLLGVGRAKLSAEAMADFETGVAVKTRDGNDS; from the coding sequence ATGAACGAGGACGAGACCGCGCGGCTCCGGACGATCGCCGACTACCAGTTCGGTGCGGGGGCGGGGGCGGCGCTGTTCCCCGATGCCGACCTCGCAGTGCGACGGTCGGTGAGCGGCCGCCCGCAGCAGGTGTTCGACGGCGAGCGACGGCTGGTTTCGTACAACACGGACGGTCGATTCACCCTCGGGATCGCGGGCGGGCGGCGGCTCCTCGGGCTCGCCGCGCCCACCGCGCGGGTCGTAGTGGGCGAGGAGAGCGACCCGTTCGTTCGGGACGGCAAGAACGCCTTCGCGAAGTTCGTACAGGACGTCGACCCCGCGGTGCGACCCGGTGACGAGGTCTGTATCGTCGACCCCGACGACGACTTGCTCGGGGTCGGTCGGGCGAAACTCTCGGCCGAGGCGATGGCGGATTTCGAGACCGGGGTCGCGGTGAAGACCCGCGACGGAAACGATAGCTGA
- a CDS encoding NYN domain-containing protein, whose product MSNVHPAQRVAVLVDAQNFYHTTQSVYSRNIDYAELLEEAVDGRQLTRAIAYVIRADSPKEDSFFEALEDIGFETKIKDLKTHADGSKTADWDVGMILDAVTLAPHIDTAVICTGDGDFSRLCSHLRHEGVRVEGMAFGESTSEDMVEAVDSFTDLSERPDRFLL is encoded by the coding sequence ATGTCGAACGTGCATCCGGCCCAGCGCGTCGCGGTGTTGGTCGACGCGCAGAACTTCTATCACACCACCCAGAGCGTCTACTCGCGCAACATCGATTACGCCGAGCTGCTCGAGGAGGCCGTCGACGGTCGCCAGCTCACCCGGGCGATCGCCTACGTCATCCGGGCGGACTCGCCGAAGGAGGACAGTTTCTTCGAGGCGCTCGAAGACATCGGTTTCGAGACCAAGATCAAGGACCTCAAGACCCACGCCGACGGGTCGAAGACGGCCGACTGGGACGTCGGGATGATCCTCGATGCCGTCACCCTCGCGCCGCACATCGACACCGCCGTGATCTGTACCGGCGACGGCGATTTCTCCAGGCTCTGTTCGCATCTCCGCCACGAAGGGGTCCGGGTCGAGGGGATGGCCTTCGGCGAGTCGACCTCCGAGGACATGGTCGAGGCCGTGGACTCGTTCACCGACCTCTCCGAGCGCCCCGACCGATTTTTGCTGTAG
- a CDS encoding ABC transporter ATP-binding protein, which translates to MARIELNGITKTFAEGSDEIVAVDDVDLTVEDDEFLIMVGPSGSGKSTLLRMIAGLERQTEGEITIDGEPIGDLEPGERNIAMVFQNYALYPNMSVKGNMSFGLKMSTDLSDDEIDTRVEDAAQTMNIGHMLDSDPSQLSGGEKQRVAIGRATVRDPNAFLMDEPLSNLDAKLRAEMRTEIKRLQRELGVTTVYVTHNQTEAMTMGDRLAILNDGKLQQVGTPLECFYRPANTFVAGFVGSPSMNFFEVTLDSDRLTADGISYDVDPDATEGIDDGTELLFGVRPEDIELREEADSPDDFECVVDVVEPMGSRKYVYFTRPEGESESEETFVAEVDGQLPIESGETWFVHVPKDTFYLFERASGEAVHHRRLLERTEQELLSKIEGQNTETADT; encoded by the coding sequence ATGGCACGAATCGAACTCAACGGTATCACGAAGACGTTCGCGGAGGGCAGCGACGAGATCGTCGCGGTCGACGACGTCGACCTCACGGTCGAGGACGACGAGTTCCTGATCATGGTCGGTCCCTCGGGGAGCGGGAAGTCGACGCTCCTCAGGATGATCGCGGGGCTCGAACGACAGACCGAGGGCGAGATCACGATCGACGGCGAACCGATCGGCGACCTCGAACCCGGCGAGCGCAACATCGCGATGGTGTTCCAGAACTACGCGCTCTACCCGAACATGTCCGTCAAAGGGAACATGAGCTTCGGGCTGAAGATGTCGACCGACCTCTCGGACGACGAGATCGACACCCGCGTCGAGGACGCCGCCCAGACCATGAACATCGGGCACATGCTCGACAGCGACCCCAGCCAGCTCTCGGGCGGGGAGAAACAGCGCGTGGCGATCGGGCGGGCGACCGTCCGCGACCCGAACGCCTTCCTGATGGACGAACCGCTCTCGAACCTCGACGCCAAACTCCGCGCGGAGATGCGCACCGAGATCAAGCGCCTCCAGCGCGAACTCGGGGTGACGACGGTCTACGTCACCCACAACCAGACCGAGGCGATGACGATGGGCGACCGGCTCGCGATCCTCAACGACGGCAAGCTCCAGCAGGTCGGGACACCCCTGGAGTGCTTCTACCGGCCGGCGAACACGTTCGTCGCGGGGTTCGTCGGCAGCCCGTCGATGAACTTCTTCGAGGTCACGCTCGACAGCGACCGACTGACGGCCGACGGCATCTCCTACGACGTCGACCCCGACGCGACCGAGGGGATCGACGACGGGACGGAGCTGCTGTTCGGGGTTCGCCCGGAGGACATCGAACTCCGCGAGGAGGCCGACTCGCCCGACGACTTCGAGTGCGTCGTGGACGTCGTCGAGCCGATGGGGAGCCGGAAGTACGTCTACTTCACCCGGCCGGAGGGCGAGAGCGAGAGCGAGGAGACCTTCGTCGCCGAGGTCGACGGCCAGCTCCCGATCGAGTCGGGCGAGACGTGGTTCGTCCACGTCCCGAAGGACACCTTCTACCTCTTCGAGCGGGCTTCGGGCGAGGCGGTCCACCACCGCCGGCTGCTCGAACGCACCGAACAGGAACTCCTCTCGAAGATCGAGGGGCAGAACACCGAGACGGCCGACACCTGA
- a CDS encoding carbohydrate ABC transporter permease has translation MATASSDSTAKDVGRHVVLLLWTVIALFPLAWIAFMSLKPPGEAIDLPPDWVFLPTVYNYLQLIGDPAFVSAYANSLISVSASVVLVLLIGVPGAYVLSRYDIPKKPDVLIWILSSRMLPPVAVVIPFFVIFRTFDLYDTLIGLVFMYITINISVVVWVMKSFFDGIPESLEEAAMVDGASRSQAFRKVVLPSAVPGIISVAVISFIFAWIELLFSLVLTNNQAVTVSLQVYTFIGSRNIEYSMLAAASMAMIIPVLVFLVAANRYLASGLSFGVVLKE, from the coding sequence ATGGCGACCGCCAGCTCGGACAGTACGGCGAAGGATGTCGGCCGGCACGTCGTCCTGCTCCTCTGGACCGTCATCGCGCTGTTCCCGCTCGCGTGGATCGCGTTCATGTCGCTGAAACCGCCGGGCGAGGCGATCGACCTCCCGCCCGACTGGGTCTTCCTGCCGACGGTCTACAACTACCTCCAGCTCATCGGGGACCCCGCGTTCGTCTCGGCCTACGCGAACAGCCTCATCAGCGTGAGCGCCTCCGTGGTGCTCGTGCTTCTGATCGGGGTTCCGGGAGCCTACGTGCTCTCGCGCTACGACATCCCGAAGAAGCCCGACGTCCTGATCTGGATCCTCTCCTCGCGGATGTTGCCGCCGGTCGCGGTGGTGATCCCCTTCTTCGTTATCTTCCGGACCTTCGACCTCTACGACACCCTGATCGGGCTGGTGTTCATGTACATCACCATCAACATTTCAGTGGTCGTCTGGGTGATGAAGTCCTTCTTCGACGGGATCCCCGAATCCCTCGAAGAGGCCGCGATGGTCGACGGTGCAAGCCGTTCGCAGGCGTTCCGGAAGGTGGTGTTGCCCTCGGCGGTACCGGGGATCATCTCGGTCGCCGTGATCAGTTTCATCTTCGCGTGGATCGAGCTCCTGTTCTCGCTGGTGCTCACCAACAACCAGGCGGTGACCGTCTCGCTCCAGGTCTACACCTTCATCGGGTCGCGAAACATCGAGTACAGCATGCTGGCGGCGGCCTCGATGGCGATGATCATCCCTGTGTTGGTCTTCCTGGTCGCGGCGAACCGCTACCTCGCCTCCGGGCTGAGCTTCGGGGTGGTGTTGAAGGAATGA
- a CDS encoding carbohydrate ABC transporter permease has protein sequence MSTDTRSVGSDQGDGALGSLKGVWNDYLPVWLATPMVLVVLLITIFPGVYDLYLSLVNYTYVNPNQLGTFAGLHNFAVVFTDPTVWQSVTVTTVFVLSALVLETVLGFGLAALVNDVASGRAKSFYRVAFILPMAVAPVSLATIGQVMLQPQLGIIPYLINSYTPFVAPAFLTDVPLLTVILIDTWNWTPFMFLIFYAGLSSVPDELLEAARIDGAPMWRRYVHVVIPYLKPVLFVAILIRLIDLFRSFGLVYTLTQGGPGNATMLIGIQIFQTGFTYVDLGAASALAIVYLVVVLIICNILIRVVGFGEVLD, from the coding sequence ATGAGTACGGATACCCGGTCGGTCGGCTCGGACCAGGGCGACGGCGCGCTCGGCTCGCTCAAGGGCGTCTGGAACGACTACCTCCCGGTCTGGCTCGCGACCCCGATGGTGCTCGTGGTCCTCCTGATCACGATCTTCCCCGGGGTCTACGACCTCTATCTCAGCCTCGTCAACTACACCTACGTCAACCCGAACCAGTTGGGGACGTTCGCGGGGCTCCACAACTTCGCGGTGGTCTTCACGGACCCCACCGTCTGGCAGTCGGTCACGGTGACGACGGTCTTCGTGCTGAGCGCGCTCGTGCTCGAAACCGTGCTCGGGTTCGGGCTCGCCGCGCTCGTCAACGACGTCGCGAGCGGGCGGGCGAAGTCGTTCTACCGCGTGGCGTTCATCCTCCCGATGGCGGTCGCGCCCGTGAGCCTCGCGACGATCGGCCAGGTGATGCTCCAGCCCCAGCTCGGTATCATCCCCTACCTGATCAACAGCTACACCCCGTTCGTCGCACCCGCCTTCCTCACCGACGTCCCGCTGCTCACGGTGATCCTGATCGACACCTGGAACTGGACGCCGTTCATGTTCCTGATCTTCTACGCGGGCCTCTCGTCGGTGCCCGACGAGTTGCTCGAAGCCGCCCGGATCGACGGCGCACCGATGTGGCGGCGGTACGTCCACGTCGTGATCCCCTACCTCAAACCCGTCCTGTTCGTGGCGATACTCATTCGCTTGATCGACCTCTTCCGGTCGTTCGGGCTGGTCTACACCCTCACCCAGGGTGGACCGGGGAACGCCACGATGCTGATCGGGATCCAGATCTTCCAGACCGGCTTCACCTACGTCGACCTCGGGGCGGCGAGCGCGCTCGCGATCGTCTACCTCGTGGTCGTACTGATCATCTGTAACATCCTGATCCGCGTCGTCGGCTTCGGGGAGGTGCTCGACTGA